The following proteins are encoded in a genomic region of Rutidosis leptorrhynchoides isolate AG116_Rl617_1_P2 unplaced genomic scaffold, CSIRO_AGI_Rlap_v1 contig206, whole genome shotgun sequence:
- the LOC139881884 gene encoding uncharacterized protein, with amino-acid sequence MPPRRNAPVPRRYQLEAPPPPHGRGGGQVGMPALGRGRGAPPPPPFQFPAEDLLTALQQLTAHVPPPPHPQPIAPQASAIKQLKTYGEKKFEGLPDANKAEQWLHETETIFELMDITDAEKVKCVAFMMKNHAYAWWNEINERYLGQEFSWAKFKKRFIKRFTPNAHKNQKIREFMDLAQKNKTVDEYHHGFNKLSHYAFHLVQTEEMKCERFMQGLRPTLMKDLTSREWKNFGKLFDVAQRWEDADNRQREHIEKKKDGPRQTSRNPSNKRSRSYSSTPPTHRGNQGGFRAQPSQGSVHTPARSQSNTTIPTYGTCNKRHLDECWFKKGTICYNCGEVGHYKSSCPQLTQQSHAASTFGRQHQQPQQQRSQQNAAGGTSQNSQAGNRSNKAQVFAMNEKDVTGNKDVISGDTTKEVPELTDIHVVREFEDVFPEELLGLPPEREVEFNIDLFPGATPISLPPYRMASTELKELKIQLQELLEKGFIQPSSLPWGAPGATVFSKIDLRSGYYQMMIMKEDVPKTAFRSPYGHYEFLVMSFGLTNAPSKEEHAEHLRLALQTPRENQLYAKFSKCEFLINRVIFLGHVVSKEGIYVDPKKFEGINNWEQSKTPTKVRSFLGLAGYYRRFVEIFSIIAAPMTAFDTEE; translated from the exons ATGCCACCAAGAAGGAATGCACCTGTACCAAGAAGGTACCAATTGGAGGCACCACCACCACCTCATGGAAGGGGTGGTGGACAAGTGGGGATGCCAGCTCTAGGACGGGGTAGAGGTGCACCACCTCCACCACCG TTCCAATTCCCAGCTGAGGATCTGTTAACCGCACTCCAACAATTGACGGCGCATGTTCCACCACCTCCACATCCGCAACCTATAGCACCACAAGCATCTGCCATTAAGCAGTTGAAAACCTATGGAGAGAAAAAATTTGAAGGTCTACCAGATGCTAATAAGGCAGAGCAATGGTTACACGAAACTGAAACCATATTTGAGCTAATGGATATCACCGATGCTGAGAAGGTCAAATGTGTCGCGTTCATGATGAAAAATCACGCTTATGCTTGGTGGAATGAAATCAATGAGCGTTATCTAGGTCAAGAGTTCTCATGGGCTAAATTTAAGAAACGCTTTATAAAGAGGTTCACACCGAATGCTCACAAGAATCAAAAGATAAGAGAGTTCATGGATCTAGCCCAGAAAAACAAAACTGTTGATGAATACCACCATGGGTTCAACAAGTTGTCGCACTATGCATTCCACTTAGTGCAGACGGAAGAAATGAAATGCGAGAGGTTTATGCAGGGGCTAAGGCCCACTCTAATGAAGGATTTGACTTCTCGCGAATGGAAGAATTTCGGGAAGTTATTTGATGTTGCCCAAAGATGGGAAGATGCTGACAACAGGCAAAGGGAGCACATTGAGAAAAAGAAGGATGGACCAAGGCAGACTTCACGCAACCCCTCAAACAAGAGGAGTCGTAGCTACTCATCGACGCCACCGACACATAGGGGTAACCAAGGAGGTTTTCGAGCTCAACCAAGTCAAGGATCGGTTCACACTCCAGCTCGATCCCAGAGCAACACTACAATACCTACTTATGGTACATGCAACAAGAGACACCTAGACGAATGTTGGTTCAAAAAGGGAACTATTTGCTATAATTGCGGCGAGGTAGGACACTACAAATCTAGCTGCCCGCAACTGACTCAACAGTCTCATGCAGCCTCTACATTTGGGCGCCAACACCAGCAGCCGCAACAACAAAGATCTCAGCAGAATGCAGCTGGAGGAACGAGTCAAAACTCCCAAGCCGGGAATCGTAGCAACAAAGCTCAGGTGTTCGCCATGAATGAGAAAGACGTTACGGGCAACAAAGACGTCATTTCTG GGGACACTACAAAAGAAGTTCCAGAGCTGACCGATATCCATGTAGTTCGTGAATTCGAGGATGTATTTCCAGAAGAACTACTTGGATTGCCACCAGAAAGAGAAGTGGAGTTCAACATTGATCTGTTTCCTGGAGCTACACCAATTTCATTGCCACCCTATCGAATGGCTTCGACGGAATTGAAGGAGTTGAAAATTCAGCTACAAGAACTGTTGGAGAAAGGTTTTATACAACCAAGCAGTTTACCATGGGGAGCGCCA ggTGCTACAGTGTTCTCGAAGATCGATCTAAGGTCAGGTTATTACCAGATGATGATCATGAAAGAAGATGTTCCTAAGACTGCTTTCAGGAGTCCATATGGACATTACGAATTCTTAGTGATGTCATTCgggttgactaatgctcca TCTAAAGAGGAACATGCAGAACATCTGCGATTGGCACTGCAGACGCCAAGGGAAAACCAGTTGTATGCCAAGTTTAGCAAGTGTGAGTTTTtaattaaccgagtaatatttcTTGGGCACGTGGTGTCTAAGGAAGGAATCTATGTTGATCCCAAGAAGTTTGAAGGGATCAATAATTGGGAGCAGTCAAAGACTCCAACAAAAGTGAGAAGTTTTCTTGGTTTAGCAGGATATTACCGACGATTCGTGGAGATCTTCTCAATTATTGCAGCACCAATGACAGCTTTTGACACGGAAGAATGA